A section of the Bombus terrestris chromosome 2, iyBomTerr1.2, whole genome shotgun sequence genome encodes:
- the LOC125385842 gene encoding uncharacterized protein LOC125385842: MDKNICCKKILWHSQTEKAAVLKLDVYIKKHEQKFGKILFQKMLSRKQLKLLRLMHKLMRAIEKAEIDKQQAFQLLKASNDAIKATISTFQDSMKRYKESVKTEFAKLDCLSTNRLLSINCTYT, from the exons AtggataaaaatatatgttgtaAAAAGATCTTATGGCACAGTCAAACAGAAAAAGCAGCAGTTCTTAAATTGgacgtatatataaaaaaacacGAACAAAAATTCGGAAAAATACTATTCCAAAAAATGTTGTCAcgaaaacaattaaaattactAAGACTTATGCATAAATTAATGAGAGCTATCGAGAAAGCAGAGATTGATAAACAACAag CATTTCAATTGCTAAAGGCATCTAACGATGCAATAAAAGCAACGATTTCTACATTTCAAGATTCAATGAAACGATACAAAGAAAGCGTGAAAACGGAATTTGCAAAACTCGATTGTTTAAGTACAAATCGACTTTTAAGTATTAattgtacatatacataa
- the LOC100646939 gene encoding DNA polymerase eta: MANSSNDRVVVLIDMDCFFCQVETKLQPEYAGKPLAVVQYNQWKLGGIIAVNYEAREYGVTRHMRGEEAKEKCPDVVLASVPCLRGKADTSRYRSAGREVINVIKKHCNIIERASVDEAYLDITDLVCKKMSTYSISLNHLVTQLSNTFVVGYSEVGKNDEEERSKGTKTWIMNVFENLEDIEAQKLAIAGLIVEEIRADIFDKTGFRCSAGIAENKILAKLACGLHKPNRQTILPATAVSTLYSTLPIKKVRNLGGKFGTVVVESLNCNVMGDLVQYSLQYLQKRFDEKTGLWLYNIARGIDNEPVNIRLVSKSIGACKKFPGKQAIVSLDVLEHWAGELSAEVCERLEQDLEENERRATLMTICYQYYQNKATVSQSRSCTLNSYKPGNMAIRCVQIISKSTQCPIAYLGISAGKFIPAKGSGNFRNFFKSNESEPHKKIDAQTKNTKVESIYSVENTTKKIKSDLDVDKIINVDSNSDEINNASSNKLKHVGEKCSRISAQLGEQSCNIKTDWSPTSRRLNNLINSLNEGNKIKTFYEKKTNCFNLNDPLDQNDFKESFFMNVFNPKESNLKDTHVNDIRLIELNDNVNIDIEFENVNEDSVKNEKSYFDEKLDLNIKENSDKMYTNNEIENGPTSSNIKLNENNKVINEQDIIQLEEIFPDLSNIDPTVVVLLPSYLQEKAKLYMKTENKKNISKETLVKMLKGKNKFKTNASKGRKDNDISNFLIKKNSSNSIEVPSKQCLKCYQMIPTLKYQEHCDFHVAESMQWNLNNSVLHTTNIKRKERTSDVDTNSIKRRLNANILNSHKNHKSISSFFS; encoded by the exons atggcAAACTCAAGCAACGATAGAGTTGTCGTTTTAATAGACATGGATTGTTTTTTTTGCCAAGTTGAAACAAAACTGCAACCAGAATATGCTGGAAAACCACTTGCAGTTGTACAATACAATCAGTGGAAATTAGGAGG gatAATTGCTGTTAATTATGAAGCAAGGGAATATGGTGTTACAAGACATATGAGAGGTGAAGAGGCAAAAGAAAAATGTCCAGATGTTGTTTTAGCTAGTGTACCATGCCTTCGTGGAAAAGCTGATACATCAAG ATATAGAAGTGCTGGTCGTGAagttattaatgttataaagaAACATTGCAATATAATAGAACGTGCTAGTGTGGATGAAGCATATTTAGATATTACTGACTTGGTTTGTAAAAAGATGTCTAcatattctatttctttgaaTCATTTAGTGACACAGctttcaaatacttttgtagTAGGATATTCAGAAGTTGGAAAAAATGATGAAG AAGAGAGAAGTAAAGGTACAAAAACTTGGATAATGAACGTTTTCGAGAATCTTGAAGACATAGAAGCGCAAAAACTCGCAATAGCGGGACTTATAGTTGAAGAAATAAGAGCTGACATATTTGATAAAACAGGATTTAGATGTTCTGCTGGTATTGCAGAAAACAAG ATATTAGCTAAGTTGGCATGTGGATTGCATAAACCAAATCGACAAACAATATTACCTGCAACTGCAGTATCAACTCTGTATTCGACATTGCCAATCAAAAAAGTTAGAAATCTTGGTGGGAAGTTTGGAACTGTTGTTGTTGAATCTCTCAATTGTAATGTTATGGGTGATTTAGTACAGTATTCACTGCAATATTTACAAAAACGATTTGATGAAAAAACAGG aTTATGGTTATACAATATTGCTCGAGGAATAGACAATGAACCTGTTAATATACGATTAGTATCAAAATCAATTGGAGCATGTAAAAAGTTCCCAGGAAAACAAGCTATTGTCTCATTAGATGTG TTAGAACATTGGGCTGGTGAATTATCAGCAGAAGTTTGTGAACGTCTTGAACAAGATCTTGAAGAAAATGAGCGACGAGCAACGTTAATGACAATATGTTATCAGTATTATCAAAATAAGGCTACAGTATCACAATCACGTTCATGTACTTTAAATTCATATAAACCAGGAAATATGGCAATTCGTTGTGTACAAATCATATCTAAGTCAACACAATGTCCAATTGCATATTTAGGTATATCAGCTGGTAAATTTATACCAGCTAAAGGTAGCGGCAATTTTCGGAACTTTTTTAAATCAAACGAATCAGAGCCTCATAAGAAAATAGATGCACAAACAAAAAATACGAAAGTAGAAAGTATATATTCAGTAGAAAATACTactaagaaaataaaaagtgatTTAGATGTCGATAAAATTATCAATGTAGATTCTAATAGTGATGAAATTAACAATGCATCAAGTAATAAACTAAAACATGTTGGGGAAAAATGTTCTAGAATAAGTGCACAATTAGGTGAACAAAGTTGTAATATCAAAACAGATTGGTCTCCTACTTCTAgaagattaaataatttaatcaattCATTAaatgaaggaaataaaataaaaacattttatgaaaagaaGACAAATTGTTTTAATTTGAATGATCCCTTAGATCAAAATGATTTTAAGGAATCATTTTTTATGAATGTTTTCAACCCAAAAGAAAGTAATTTGAAAGATACACATGTAAATGATATTAGGTTGATTGAGTTAAACGacaatgtaaatatagatattgAGTTTGAAAATGTAAATGAAGATAGTgtaaaaaacgagaaaagttaTTTTGACGAAAAATTGGACTTGAATATAAAGGAgaatagtgataaaatgtatacaaacaatgaaatagaaaatggaCCAACttcttcaaatataaaattaaatgaaaataacaaagtGATTAACGAACAAGATATAATACAACTAGAAGAAATATTTCCTGATTTGAGTAATATTGATCCTACTGTAGTTGTATTGTTACCTTCATATTTACAAGAAAAAGCAAAATTATATATGAAaacggaaaataaaaagaatatttcaaaagaaacTTTAGTGAAAATGTTGaagggaaaaaataaatttaaaaccaACGCttcaaaaggaagaaaagataaTGATATTTCTAATTTCCTAATTAAAAAAAACTCATCTAACTCAATTGAAGTTCCTTCTAAACAATGTTTAAAATGTTATCAAATGATACCTACATTAAAATATCAGGAACATTGCGATTTTCATGTGGCTGAAAGTATGCAATGGAACTTAAATAATTCAGTATTACAtactacaaatataaaaaggaaGGAACGTACAAGTGATGTAGATACCAATTCTATTAAACGTCgattaaatgcaaatattttaaattctcatAAGAATCACAAATCCATATCATCATTTTTTTCGTAA